The following are from one region of the Polyangiaceae bacterium genome:
- a CDS encoding beta-propeller fold lactonase family protein: MRRLASTTLIGACAVGLLLAACGSDDGGGGNGGNGAAGGAGGSTAGNAGEGGSAGNTTAGNGGAGAVGGSAGTGAVGGAAGNAGAGGTGGAANVLPRASRSSTVALTSDDATVVMANQDCGGISIFDTSNNTLRASVPTGGEPSSVVIHPNDTSVFVANRADATVVRVDGIDGSSPSAGTPVAVGSEPTGLALSPTGKLLFVAEHAEGSIAVIDTSTMQVVDRITGVDTPYALAVTNDLDNDDSDELLVVPEFFGESIGVEGTDESRQGRVRFFNVSDLTASGQDVVFQPVDSGFEPKSTPGAGTAMTSPNQLGSVNIQGDKLYITSISVSPNGPPTSNGNVQPVIYSANISDRTVDTNHTVNLARAVKTDAGSDPIFFLADIVDVDFIAPDVAYVASRGADVIQRVGFGPSVTVGHPNGVRQMDVLQAPPTGPGGCKNPTGIVAGHASPKAWVNCWVSRSLGVMDFTTQTLAATVKSCDLPTNPNEQKVEEGKRFFFTGRARWSDSAWSSCSSCHPGGLSDNVVWRFAAGPRKSVSLAGSYSHGPGANQKQRIFNHTAVFDEMHDFNANTVGVQGGAGAIQEPDTGAGATDCSGALKPTALGDGVKGVNGKPAKEFQDAAENCGTKDFDAIEAWAKQIRPPSGRKLLDSAAVARGAVLFGEFIEGTNSNGGCVSCHGGPGWTVSRRFYTPSTATNTALGTSVFTAPPAWPATWTDHSGDFQLSTQNAASDSVAGAQGPNHVACVIRKVGTFGVPGNVTATDEVEVRANGTRAQGRGGYNIPSLYGLSVGAPFFHHGGAKDLEEMFTGTTWEAHYRAVNAAFLTGTNAAQDREDLIQFLLSIDSSTTEQPIPFGFDGCPTAF; the protein is encoded by the coding sequence ATGAGACGTTTGGCTTCAACGACCCTGATTGGCGCGTGCGCCGTCGGCCTGCTGCTCGCGGCGTGCGGCAGCGACGATGGTGGCGGCGGGAATGGCGGCAACGGCGCCGCAGGAGGCGCGGGCGGTAGCACCGCAGGCAACGCTGGCGAAGGTGGCAGCGCAGGCAACACGACGGCTGGCAACGGCGGCGCAGGCGCTGTCGGCGGCTCGGCTGGAACCGGAGCGGTTGGCGGAGCCGCGGGTAACGCGGGCGCCGGCGGCACTGGCGGTGCTGCCAATGTACTGCCCCGCGCTTCGCGCTCGAGCACCGTCGCCCTGACCAGTGACGATGCCACGGTGGTGATGGCGAACCAAGACTGCGGCGGCATCAGTATCTTCGATACGTCGAACAACACGTTGCGCGCGAGCGTGCCTACCGGCGGTGAACCCTCGAGCGTGGTGATCCACCCCAATGACACGAGTGTGTTCGTCGCAAACCGCGCGGATGCAACGGTGGTGCGCGTAGATGGCATCGATGGGTCAAGCCCCAGCGCCGGCACGCCAGTCGCTGTCGGTTCGGAGCCCACGGGCCTGGCCCTCTCACCGACGGGCAAGCTCCTGTTCGTGGCTGAGCACGCCGAAGGCAGCATCGCAGTCATCGATACCTCGACCATGCAGGTCGTCGATCGCATCACCGGCGTTGATACGCCCTACGCGCTCGCTGTGACCAACGACCTCGACAACGACGACAGCGACGAGCTGCTCGTGGTGCCGGAGTTCTTCGGCGAGTCAATCGGCGTGGAAGGCACCGACGAGAGCCGTCAAGGCCGCGTGCGCTTCTTCAACGTGAGCGACCTCACCGCTTCCGGGCAAGACGTCGTTTTCCAGCCGGTCGACAGCGGTTTCGAACCAAAGAGCACCCCCGGTGCTGGCACCGCGATGACATCACCGAACCAACTTGGTTCGGTGAACATCCAAGGCGACAAGCTCTACATCACCAGTATCTCGGTGTCTCCCAATGGGCCGCCGACGTCCAACGGCAACGTCCAGCCCGTCATATACTCTGCGAACATCAGCGACCGCACCGTCGACACGAACCACACGGTGAACCTCGCCCGTGCGGTGAAGACGGACGCTGGCAGCGACCCCATCTTCTTCCTCGCGGATATCGTGGATGTCGACTTCATCGCCCCGGACGTCGCTTACGTGGCGTCTCGCGGCGCTGACGTGATTCAGCGCGTTGGCTTTGGCCCGTCGGTCACCGTGGGTCACCCGAACGGCGTGCGCCAGATGGATGTCCTGCAGGCACCGCCGACCGGCCCCGGCGGCTGCAAGAACCCGACGGGTATCGTCGCGGGGCACGCCAGCCCGAAGGCGTGGGTCAACTGCTGGGTGAGCCGCTCGCTCGGTGTGATGGACTTCACGACGCAGACCCTCGCGGCAACGGTCAAGTCGTGCGACCTGCCAACGAACCCCAACGAGCAGAAGGTCGAGGAGGGCAAGCGCTTCTTCTTCACCGGTCGCGCTCGCTGGTCCGATAGCGCCTGGTCGAGCTGCTCTTCTTGTCACCCCGGTGGCTTGAGCGACAATGTGGTCTGGCGCTTCGCGGCGGGACCGCGCAAGTCGGTGTCCCTGGCAGGCTCCTACTCCCATGGCCCCGGCGCAAACCAGAAGCAACGCATCTTCAACCACACCGCAGTGTTCGATGAGATGCACGACTTCAACGCGAACACCGTCGGTGTTCAGGGCGGCGCTGGCGCCATTCAGGAGCCGGACACCGGTGCGGGCGCAACCGACTGTTCGGGTGCGCTCAAGCCAACCGCGCTGGGTGACGGCGTGAAGGGCGTCAACGGCAAGCCGGCCAAGGAGTTCCAGGACGCCGCGGAGAACTGCGGAACCAAGGATTTCGACGCGATCGAAGCCTGGGCCAAGCAGATCCGTCCGCCTTCTGGACGCAAGCTGCTGGACTCCGCGGCGGTGGCACGAGGCGCCGTACTGTTTGGCGAGTTCATCGAAGGCACCAACAGCAACGGCGGCTGCGTTAGCTGCCACGGCGGCCCCGGTTGGACCGTTTCCCGGAGGTTCTACACACCTTCGACAGCGACCAACACCGCCCTCGGCACCTCGGTCTTCACTGCGCCGCCTGCATGGCCCGCCACCTGGACGGATCACAGCGGTGACTTCCAGCTCAGCACCCAGAACGCAGCATCGGACAGCGTTGCGGGAGCACAGGGACCGAACCACGTCGCTTGCGTCATTCGTAAGGTCGGCACGTTCGGGGTTCCGGGCAACGTCACGGCAACGGATGAGGTCGAAGTACGCGCCAACGGGACGCGCGCCCAGGGCCGCGGCGGCTACAACATCCCATCGCTCTACGGCCTGAGCGTTGGGGCACCGTTCTTCCACCACGGCGGCGCCAAGGACCTGGAAGAGATGTTCACTGGCACCACCTGGGAGGCGCATTACCGCGCGGTCAACGCGGCCTTCCTCACGGGCACCAACGCAGCACAGGATCGGGAAGACCTGATCCAGTTCTTGCTGAGCATCGACAGCAGCACCACGGAGCAGCCGATTCCGTTCGGCTTCGACGGCTGCCCGACGGCGTTCTGA
- a CDS encoding immunity 49 family protein, which produces MSKLNLKRHPLHDFYGDGEVARDRERWVKNSRWRAAVQARKDSRRPGDLAPLQLTTANTMLLIDDVNSFWEFLNASVDYAVAGFKLWYAPGDVEVELCGQQLRLPGATPGLGATPRDWWHAVACAKILRRSEAVQSLLGYDQGQFLRIPGQRDAYQLELAAALRDFWLDSQEFEAHAAKTEELGAPGVATISGPRLAKLDVSKLDVMRAIRAGDASTFNDAALQSLKAFKAFWGTGKNKSDPDSYHDWLGTALAIDGEARAMTYEVESDYTPRWLIDGPPAGLLDHFKTLYEAPPTA; this is translated from the coding sequence ATGAGCAAACTCAACCTAAAGCGTCACCCACTTCACGACTTTTATGGCGACGGCGAAGTAGCCCGCGACCGAGAGCGCTGGGTCAAGAATTCAAGATGGCGCGCCGCGGTTCAGGCGCGAAAAGACTCCCGAAGACCCGGTGACCTGGCTCCTCTCCAGCTCACGACCGCCAACACGATGCTCCTCATCGACGACGTCAACTCTTTCTGGGAGTTCCTGAACGCTTCTGTCGACTATGCCGTGGCTGGCTTCAAGCTTTGGTATGCACCGGGCGACGTCGAAGTCGAGCTTTGCGGCCAGCAGCTGCGTCTCCCCGGGGCAACGCCTGGGCTTGGCGCGACGCCCCGAGACTGGTGGCATGCAGTCGCATGCGCCAAGATCCTGCGGCGAAGTGAGGCCGTCCAGTCTTTGCTTGGGTACGACCAAGGGCAGTTCCTGCGCATCCCGGGCCAGCGGGATGCGTACCAGCTGGAGCTCGCCGCCGCGCTGCGAGACTTCTGGCTCGACTCGCAGGAGTTCGAGGCCCATGCGGCTAAGACGGAGGAACTCGGAGCTCCGGGTGTGGCCACCATTTCCGGACCACGCTTGGCAAAGCTCGATGTCAGCAAGCTCGACGTCATGCGTGCCATCCGCGCGGGGGACGCTTCGACATTCAACGACGCGGCGCTTCAATCGCTGAAGGCGTTCAAGGCCTTCTGGGGCACCGGCAAGAACAAGTCGGACCCGGACAGCTATCACGACTGGTTGGGCACGGCGCTGGCGATCGACGGTGAGGCGCGTGCCATGACCTACGAGGTCGAGTCGGACTACACGCCGCGGTGGCTCATCGATGGCCCCCCTGCCGGATTACTCGATCACTTCAAGACGCTCTACGAAGCTCCACCCACGGCCTGA
- a CDS encoding pentapeptide repeat-containing protein — protein MTKLPNAWIAVRGTDTVTESGGGAGQDFTAEDLSDVRLRDLQLESCKFDQAVFDDFRAIEVNFFQSSFRCADLTNARLFQCNLSSCDCDSAIFVGSMLGSSIVREAVLAGCDFTHADVSSVDFFKCDLTAATFDGATGEGTYFWQADITDSTFEKANLARSNFKGANLTRVIFVNADVSHCAFDGATLVDADFRGAKLDGATFAGADITGAKFDSNVSITP, from the coding sequence ATGACAAAACTACCTAATGCATGGATCGCTGTTCGTGGCACCGATACGGTCACTGAAAGCGGTGGCGGCGCGGGCCAGGACTTTACGGCCGAAGATCTGAGCGACGTTCGTTTGCGCGACCTTCAGCTCGAGAGCTGCAAATTCGACCAAGCAGTATTCGACGATTTCCGCGCGATTGAGGTCAACTTTTTTCAATCATCCTTTCGCTGTGCGGATCTAACCAATGCCCGCCTCTTCCAGTGCAACCTGTCGAGTTGCGACTGCGATAGCGCGATCTTCGTCGGCTCAATGCTCGGCTCCAGCATCGTCCGTGAAGCGGTGTTGGCCGGGTGCGACTTCACTCACGCTGACGTGTCCAGCGTGGACTTCTTCAAGTGCGATCTGACGGCCGCCACTTTCGACGGTGCAACCGGTGAAGGGACGTACTTCTGGCAGGCGGACATTACCGATTCCACTTTCGAGAAGGCGAACCTGGCGCGTAGCAATTTCAAAGGCGCGAACCTAACTCGTGTCATCTTCGTCAACGCGGACGTCTCCCATTGTGCGTTCGATGGCGCCACACTGGTCGATGCGGACTTCCGCGGAGCAAAGCTCGATGGCGCTACCTTTGCAGGCGCCGACATCACTGGGGCTAAGTTCGATTCAAACGTCAGCATCACGCCGTAG
- a CDS encoding tetratricopeptide repeat protein: MVAADSELPPQSQLPLDGSSFVGRHHELAELQQRFAAGERLVTLVGAPGIGKTRLALRYAEQIDQALFVDLSSAETLADVCGSLGSRLGILFSDDTDLVEHLGRAFSARGPSLCVLDNFEQLLNQAAGALERWLAAAPELQLLVTSRERLKVPGESLLDLSPLPLPEEDADVEQVADAQAVQLLLDRAPRLRLTSSNSQTLVKLVRELDGLPLAIELAAARLGVMDPVQLLARLGQRLDLLSRSDPSTGPSSDSSRRRATLRAALDWSWEALTEAEQRALSAASVFRGGFSLEAFEGIAGADLGASTHPLDVLQSLCEKSLIRTITAADRQLSTRFMLFESVRAYAADQLKDGGATTRRHAQYFTAACGERLKELEGNSERPGTKAEDFVALEWLAAELNNILLAGETLITSTSSADIQQRLYLALGAGAVLSRRGPPARYLSLIEAAIHHASYIAAPPALVARAELERARMLQRLGRMAEARDGLQSALDRLAETQDAQLLADLKTELGVLEQASGNLDAAEQAFRSALELLEPAQRGARARALAGLGLLRHSQGRLDEAFAGYDAALVLAKGAGAHALEASLCRDLGTLRMQQRRFEEAREYFKRALDLHRTHDAESLSDGTLVGIIEGNLGILEQELGQFEAAAKHFRRGLRAVRRAGSLLLEGHLLGYFGALRHERARQLGDTEEIDSAREHYKSSLLILRGIGDRRQEGVFSAALGALEAEQGRLAAAREAFSSATEVLEPLGDAGLVLALELHRAHLDLALARDAKPKEQAALRASADSRLAAALAPQHTTLLSQSDDARFALRLLQLSLSHDAVVFRGESGLLDLPGSEQMDLSARQPLRRIVAALIEQRLTGPGVSLSQDQLIEAGWPGERMTPFAAQNRLKVALSTLRKLGLRELLLRDEQGYLLDPGVPARIEA, encoded by the coding sequence ATGGTCGCAGCAGATTCGGAACTGCCCCCACAAAGCCAGCTGCCGCTGGACGGCTCGAGCTTCGTGGGGCGTCATCATGAGCTGGCTGAGCTGCAGCAGCGCTTTGCTGCGGGCGAACGCCTGGTGACGTTGGTCGGGGCGCCGGGAATTGGCAAGACGCGGCTCGCCTTGCGGTATGCCGAGCAAATCGACCAAGCGCTGTTCGTCGATCTCTCGAGTGCGGAAACGCTTGCAGACGTGTGCGGGAGCCTGGGTTCGCGCCTCGGGATCTTGTTCAGCGATGACACCGACTTGGTGGAGCACCTCGGTCGTGCATTCTCCGCGCGGGGGCCGAGTCTCTGTGTACTGGACAACTTCGAGCAGCTGCTGAATCAGGCCGCTGGTGCGCTGGAGCGTTGGCTCGCCGCGGCGCCCGAGCTCCAGCTGCTCGTTACCTCGCGGGAACGGCTCAAGGTCCCTGGTGAGTCCTTGCTGGACCTCTCCCCCCTGCCCTTGCCGGAGGAAGACGCCGACGTGGAGCAGGTCGCTGATGCTCAGGCGGTCCAGCTCTTGTTGGACCGCGCTCCGCGCTTGCGCCTGACCAGCAGCAACTCCCAGACGCTGGTGAAGCTCGTGCGTGAACTCGACGGGTTGCCGTTGGCGATTGAGCTCGCTGCAGCGAGGCTCGGCGTGATGGACCCCGTGCAGCTCCTCGCGCGCCTCGGGCAACGTCTGGACTTGTTGAGCCGGAGCGACCCGAGCACCGGTCCAAGTTCTGATTCCTCGAGGAGACGTGCCACGCTGCGCGCGGCCCTCGACTGGTCCTGGGAGGCGCTCACGGAGGCCGAGCAGCGCGCCTTGAGCGCCGCATCGGTGTTCCGCGGCGGCTTCAGCCTCGAGGCGTTCGAAGGCATCGCTGGCGCGGATCTCGGCGCAAGCACTCACCCCCTCGATGTGCTGCAAAGCCTCTGCGAGAAGTCGCTGATCCGCACGATCACCGCGGCGGACCGTCAGCTGTCCACTCGCTTCATGCTGTTCGAGAGTGTGCGCGCGTACGCCGCCGACCAGCTGAAGGACGGCGGCGCCACGACACGACGCCACGCTCAGTACTTCACCGCTGCTTGTGGCGAGCGTCTGAAAGAGCTCGAGGGCAACAGCGAACGCCCAGGCACCAAAGCGGAGGACTTTGTTGCGCTCGAGTGGTTGGCCGCTGAGCTCAACAACATCCTGCTCGCCGGCGAGACGTTGATCACCAGCACGTCGAGCGCGGACATCCAGCAACGCTTGTACCTGGCGCTCGGCGCCGGCGCGGTGCTCTCCCGGCGCGGACCACCAGCGCGCTACCTGTCGCTGATCGAGGCAGCGATCCACCACGCGTCCTACATTGCGGCCCCGCCGGCGCTCGTCGCGCGCGCTGAGCTGGAGCGCGCGCGCATGCTGCAGCGTCTTGGACGCATGGCGGAGGCACGGGACGGCCTGCAGAGCGCGCTGGATCGCCTCGCGGAAACGCAAGATGCCCAGCTCCTCGCAGACTTGAAGACAGAGCTCGGCGTACTCGAGCAAGCCTCCGGCAATCTGGACGCTGCTGAGCAGGCATTCCGCAGCGCCCTCGAGCTGCTGGAGCCGGCGCAACGGGGCGCGCGCGCGAGAGCGCTCGCCGGCTTGGGTTTGCTGCGTCACAGCCAGGGCCGCCTCGATGAAGCCTTCGCGGGTTACGACGCCGCGCTGGTGCTCGCGAAGGGCGCGGGCGCGCACGCACTGGAAGCGAGCCTGTGTCGCGACTTGGGCACCCTGCGCATGCAGCAGCGGCGCTTCGAAGAGGCACGAGAGTACTTCAAGCGCGCCCTTGATTTGCATCGCACCCACGATGCCGAGAGCCTGAGCGACGGCACGCTGGTCGGCATCATCGAGGGCAACCTGGGCATTCTCGAGCAGGAGCTGGGCCAGTTCGAAGCGGCCGCGAAGCATTTTCGTCGTGGGCTGCGCGCTGTCCGCCGCGCAGGCTCTTTGTTGCTCGAGGGTCACCTCCTCGGCTACTTCGGCGCTTTGCGCCACGAACGCGCGCGGCAGCTCGGAGACACTGAAGAGATCGACAGTGCGCGCGAGCACTACAAGAGCAGCCTCTTGATTCTGCGCGGAATTGGCGACCGCCGCCAGGAGGGCGTGTTCAGCGCGGCGCTCGGCGCCCTGGAGGCGGAGCAAGGGCGGTTGGCCGCGGCGCGTGAAGCGTTTTCCAGCGCCACGGAGGTGCTCGAGCCGCTTGGAGATGCGGGCCTCGTGCTGGCGCTCGAGCTGCACCGCGCCCATTTGGACTTGGCCCTGGCTCGTGACGCGAAGCCGAAGGAGCAAGCCGCACTGCGCGCCTCCGCCGACTCCCGCTTGGCCGCGGCCCTTGCGCCGCAGCACACCACACTGCTCAGCCAATCCGACGACGCGCGGTTTGCCCTCCGATTGCTGCAGCTGAGCTTGAGCCATGACGCGGTGGTCTTTCGGGGGGAGAGTGGGCTCCTGGATCTACCGGGCAGCGAACAAATGGACCTCTCGGCGCGTCAGCCCTTGCGGCGCATCGTGGCCGCGCTGATCGAGCAACGGCTGACGGGGCCAGGCGTCTCCCTGAGCCAAGACCAGCTCATCGAAGCTGGCTGGCCCGGGGAGCGAATGACACCATTCGCCGCGCAAAACCGCCTAAAAGTGGCGCTTTCCACGCTGCGCAAGCTCGGCTTGCGCGAGCTCTTGCTGCGTGACGAGCAGGGCTACCTGCTTGATCCGGGCGTTCCCGCACGGATCGAAGCCTAG